One window of the Lactococcus lactis genome contains the following:
- a CDS encoding uracil-xanthine permease family protein, which yields MHDNDIILKVDEKPAASQWFGLSFQHLFAMFGSTVLVPILVGINPAIALLSSGLGTLAHMSVTKFKVPAYMGSSFAYIGAMTLLMKNGGMPAIAQGAMTGGLVYLIVALIVKFAGKGWIDKVLPPIVVGPIVMVIGLSLAPTAINDAMYTDVANLKGYSLAYIIIALITVLSIVIYSIYGKGFLSVVPILLGIITGYVAAMIIGKITGMNIVSFTGISHAKWLTIPPMEIPFANYKWAFYPSAILTMAPIAFVTMTEHFGHIMVLNSLTKKDYFKEPGLEKTLTGDGLAQIIAGFIGAPPVTSYGENIGVMAITKIHSIYVIAGAAVLAIVVSFIGKITALLQSIPAPVIGGASIALFGVIAASGLKILVENKVNFDIKRNLLISSVVLVIGIGGMIINITQNLQISSVAIATILGIVLNLVLPKDPSEI from the coding sequence GTGCACGATAATGATATTATCTTAAAAGTTGATGAGAAACCAGCTGCAAGTCAGTGGTTTGGTCTCTCATTTCAACATTTGTTTGCCATGTTTGGCTCAACGGTTTTGGTGCCAATTTTAGTTGGGATTAACCCAGCCATTGCCCTCTTGAGTTCTGGACTTGGTACACTTGCACACATGAGTGTTACAAAATTTAAAGTGCCAGCTTACATGGGTTCAAGCTTTGCCTATATTGGTGCGATGACTTTACTGATGAAAAATGGTGGAATGCCAGCCATTGCTCAAGGGGCAATGACCGGTGGATTGGTTTACCTGATTGTCGCTTTAATTGTAAAATTTGCAGGTAAAGGCTGGATTGACAAAGTTTTACCGCCAATCGTCGTTGGGCCAATCGTTATGGTCATTGGATTATCACTTGCTCCAACAGCAATTAATGATGCCATGTACACGGACGTTGCAAATTTAAAAGGATACAGTTTAGCTTATATCATTATTGCCCTCATCACTGTGTTATCTATTGTCATTTACAGTATCTATGGCAAAGGATTTCTGTCAGTTGTTCCAATTTTACTTGGAATCATCACAGGATATGTTGCAGCAATGATTATTGGTAAGATTACAGGGATGAACATTGTTTCATTCACTGGAATCTCACATGCTAAGTGGCTGACCATTCCACCAATGGAAATTCCATTTGCCAATTACAAGTGGGCCTTCTATCCGTCAGCAATTTTGACAATGGCACCGATTGCTTTTGTCACAATGACTGAGCATTTTGGCCACATTATGGTTTTGAATTCATTAACTAAAAAAGATTACTTTAAAGAACCAGGATTAGAAAAAACATTAACTGGTGATGGTCTAGCTCAAATCATCGCCGGATTTATTGGTGCACCGCCGGTGACCTCTTACGGTGAAAATATTGGAGTTATGGCAATTACAAAAATTCATTCGATTTATGTTATTGCTGGAGCTGCCGTTCTTGCTATCGTTGTCTCATTCATTGGGAAAATTACAGCGCTCTTGCAATCAATTCCAGCACCCGTCATCGGGGGAGCATCAATTGCCCTTTTTGGAGTAATTGCAGCTTCTGGTTTGAAAATTTTAGTTGAAAATAAAGTTAATTTTGATATCAAACGAAACTTACTAATCAGCTCAGTTGTTCTTGTTATCGGGATTGGTGGAATGATTATTAATATCACTCAAAATTTACAAATTTCATCAGTAGCCATTGCAACAATTCTCGGAATTGTTTTAAATCTTGTCTTGCCAAAAGATCCTAGCGAAATTTAA